The following are encoded together in the Tripterygium wilfordii isolate XIE 37 chromosome 3, ASM1340144v1, whole genome shotgun sequence genome:
- the LOC119995328 gene encoding lignin-forming anionic peroxidase-like: MTTSAVQHSSSIGVLLLMLFIMSTTCQAQLSSTFYDSTCPNALTAIRTSIRSAIAKERRMAASLIRLHFHDCFVLGCDASILLDETPSIQSEKTARPNDDSVRGYGVIDNAKAEVEKACPGVVSCADIITVAARDASEYVGGPSWTVKLGRRDSTTASRTLAEGGDLPAFTDGLEQLITSFRNKGLNARDMVALSGSHTIGQAQCFTFRDRIYNNNASDIDAGFASTRKRGCPASGGSGNLAPLDLVTPNSFDNNYFKNLQQRKGLLHSDQVLFSGGPTDSIVNDYSKNPNTFKSDFASAMIKMGDIGVLTGSAGQIRRICSAVN, from the coding sequence ATGACTACTTCAGCTGTTCAACATTCTAGCAGTATTGGTGTTTTATTGTTGATGCTCTTTATCATGAGCACAACATGCCAAGCCCAGCTTTCTTCAACCTTTTATGACAGTACATGCCCTAATGCACTCACTGCCATACGTACCTCAATAAGATCCGCTATCGCTAAAGAACGTCGAATGGCGGCATCTCTCATTCGCCTCCATTTCCATGATTGCTTTGTTCTTGGATGCGATGCATCCATCTTACTAGACGAGACCCCCTCAATCCAAAGTGAGAAGACTGCCCGTCCTAATGATGATTCTGTTAGAGGCTATGGAGTCATAGACAATGCCAAAGCTGAAGTAGAGAAAGCATGTCCTGGCGTTGTATCTTGTGCAGATATCATTACAGTGGCCGCCAGAGATGCGTCCGAATATGTCGGTGGTCCATCTTGGACTGTGAAACTTGGAAGAAGAGACTCAACCACCGCAAGCAGAACTTTGGCTGAAGGTGGAGACCTTCCTGCTTTTACAGACGGCCTTGAACAACTTATAACATCCTTCAGAAACAAAGGCCTTAATGCAAGGGACATGGTTGCATTGTCAGGTTCCCACACAATAGGACAAGCTCAATGCTTCACTTTTCGCGATAGGATATACAACAACAACGCAAGCGACATTGATGCTGGATTTGCGAGCACTCGCAAGCGTGGCTGTCCAGCAAGTGGTGGCAGTGGCAATTTGGCACCATTGGATTTGGTAACGCCCAATTCTTTTGACAACAATTACTTCAAGAATTTACAACAACGGAAGGGACTTCTTCATTCTGATCAAGTTCTCTTCAGTGGTGGACCCACGGACAGCATTGTCAATGATTATAGCAAGAACCCCAACACTTTCAAGTCTGATTTTGCATCTGCCATGATCAAGATGGGAGATATTGGTGTTCTCACTGGTTCTGCTGGTCAGATAAGGAGAATTTGCAGCGCCGTCAACTAG
- the LOC119995230 gene encoding peroxidase 5-like codes for MARKLIFTSHLSAAFASMLIMLMLLSKTCDATLSTKFYDKKCPHALTTIRKSVRTAIAKERRMAASLIRLHFHDCFVQGCDASILLDETRSIKSEKTALPNNASVRGYQVIDNAKAAVEKICPGVVSCADIVTVAARDASEYVGGPSWKVKLGRRDSTTASRSLAESGELPSFTASLDQLITHFARKGLDKRDLVALSGSHTIGQAQCFTFRNRIYNKTSDIDAGFANTRKGRCPKNSGSDKLSPLDLVTPNSFDNNYFKNLIQKKGLLHSDQVLFSGGSTDKIVYEYSKNPSLFNSDFASAMIKMGNIDVLTGSSGEIRKICSAVN; via the exons ATGGCTCGTAAATTGATCTTCACCTCTCACCTAAGCGCAGCCTTTGCTTCCATGTTGATCATGTTAATGCTCTTGAGCAAGACATGTGATGCTACACTTTCTACCAAATTTTATGACAAAAAATGTCCGCATGCGCTTACTACTATCAGAAAATCCGTCAGAACCGCCATTGCTAAAGAGCGACGCATGGCAGCGTCTCTCATTCGTCTTCATTTCCATGACTGCTTTGTTCAG GGATGTGATGCCTCGATTCTACTGGATGAAACCCGTTCGATCAAGAGCGAAAAAACTGCACTCCCCAACAATGCTTCCGTTAGAGGCTATCAAGTCATAGACAATGCCAAAGCAGCTGTAGAAAAAATATGCCCCGGAGTTGTATCTTGTGCTGATATTGTCACCGTGGCAGCTAGAGATGCATCTGAATAT GTGGGTGGTCCATCATGGAAGGTAAAGCTAGGACGAAGAGATTCAACGACTGCAAGCAGATCTCTGGCTGAAAGTGGTGAACTTCCTAGTTTTACAGCCAGCCTTGATCAACTCATAACTCACTTTGCACGTAAAGGACTTGATAAAAGAGACTTGGTTGCTCTGTCAG GTTCGCACACAATTGGACAAGCGCAATGCTTTACGTTTCGCAATAGGATATACAACAAAACCAGTGACATTGATGCTGGATTCGCAAACACTCGTAAGGGGCGTTGTCCAAAAAACAGCGGCAGCGACAAGCTCTCACCACTTGATTTGGTGACACCCAATTCTTTTGATAACaattacttcaagaatttgataCAAAAGAAGGGTCTTCTTCACTCTGACCAAGTTCTCTTCAGCGGCGGATCTACCGACAAAATTGTCTATGAATACAGCAAGAATCCTTCCCTCTTTAACTCCGATTTCGCATCTGCCATGATTAAAATGGGAAACATTGATGTTCTTACTGGTTCATCTGGGGAGATAAGGAAGATATGCAGCGCTGTTAACTAA